From Aliarcobacter butzleri, the proteins below share one genomic window:
- the efp gene encoding elongation factor P, whose product MAIGMSELKKGLKIEVDGIPYKITEYQHVKPGKGAAFVRCKIKSFLNGKVIEKTFHAGDKCEVPNLQQKQMQFLYDDGELLQFMDTSTYEQEGLTYEQVGDAFDWIIDGMQVDMMYFNGKAITVEPPMVVELKIVDTPPNFKGDSQGGRKPATLESGAVVQIPFHILEGDIIRVDTRTGEYLEKVK is encoded by the coding sequence ATGGCAATAGGAATGAGCGAATTAAAGAAGGGATTAAAAATCGAAGTTGATGGAATTCCTTATAAAATTACTGAGTACCAACACGTAAAACCAGGGAAAGGTGCAGCATTTGTTAGATGTAAAATAAAATCATTTTTAAATGGAAAAGTTATTGAAAAAACTTTCCATGCAGGTGATAAATGTGAAGTTCCAAACTTACAACAAAAACAAATGCAATTTTTATATGATGATGGTGAATTATTACAATTCATGGATACATCAACTTATGAACAAGAAGGATTAACTTACGAGCAAGTTGGTGATGCATTTGATTGGATTATTGATGGAATGCAAGTAGATATGATGTATTTTAACGGAAAAGCTATTACTGTTGAACCACCAATGGTTGTTGAGCTTAAAATAGTTGATACTCCACCAAACTTTAAAGGTGATTCTCAAGGTGGAAGAAAACCAGCTACTTTAGAATCAGGTGCAGTTGTACAAATTCCTTTCCATATCTTAGAAGGTGATATAATCAGAGTTGACACTAGAACAGGTGAATACTTAGAAAAAGTAAAATAG
- the serA gene encoding phosphoglycerate dehydrogenase has protein sequence MSKYTIVVCDHIHEAGLEILKNTDDVNYVYAADIDKTELLNVIKDAHVAITRSSTDVDEKFLNAAVNLKALIRAGVGYDNVDIDGCSKRGIIAMNVPTANTIAAVELTMTHMLSCMRKFPYAHNQLKNERVWKREDWYGNELYGKKLGVIGFGNIGHRVALRAKSFEMEVITYDPYIPSTKATDLGIKYTTNFDDILACDIITIHTPKNKETIDMISFDEIKKMKDGVVLINCARGGLYNEEALYENLKSGKIAMAGIDVFKKEPATSNPLLDLPNITVTAHLGANTKESQKEIAIQAANNAIESARGIAYPNALNLPIDESKIPPFVKPYIELTQKMAFLLAQISKSEIRSINVSAEGELADYLDSLQTFATLGILAVSCGSEVNYVNANFIAKEKGIDLSVSALANHSGYKNKVTIKITTVNGIKTISGTVFADDVQRVIELDGFAIDVDPKGKMIVMKNKDIPGVIGTVGKLLGDNKINIADFRLSRGKDGIALAIALIDEKVTSEIIKNLDNLEATIAVAYAEI, from the coding sequence ATGAGTAAGTATACAATTGTAGTTTGTGACCATATACATGAAGCTGGTTTAGAGATTTTAAAAAATACTGACGATGTAAATTATGTATATGCAGCAGATATTGATAAAACAGAATTATTAAATGTTATAAAAGATGCTCACGTAGCAATTACAAGATCTTCAACTGATGTTGATGAAAAGTTTTTAAATGCAGCTGTTAATCTAAAAGCTCTAATTAGAGCTGGAGTAGGTTATGATAATGTTGATATTGATGGTTGTAGTAAAAGAGGAATAATCGCTATGAATGTTCCAACTGCAAACACAATCGCAGCTGTTGAATTAACAATGACACATATGTTATCTTGTATGAGAAAATTTCCTTATGCTCATAATCAATTAAAAAATGAGAGAGTTTGGAAAAGAGAAGATTGGTATGGAAATGAACTTTATGGTAAAAAATTAGGTGTTATTGGTTTTGGTAACATCGGTCATAGAGTTGCATTAAGAGCTAAATCATTTGAAATGGAAGTAATTACTTACGATCCATATATTCCTTCAACTAAAGCAACTGATTTAGGTATCAAATATACAACTAACTTCGATGATATTTTAGCTTGTGATATTATTACAATTCATACACCAAAAAATAAAGAAACTATCGATATGATAAGTTTTGATGAAATCAAAAAAATGAAAGATGGTGTTGTTTTAATTAATTGTGCAAGAGGTGGATTATATAATGAAGAAGCATTATATGAAAACCTAAAATCAGGAAAAATTGCAATGGCTGGAATTGATGTATTTAAAAAAGAGCCTGCAACTTCAAATCCTTTATTAGATTTACCAAATATAACTGTAACAGCTCACTTAGGAGCAAATACAAAAGAATCTCAAAAAGAAATTGCTATTCAAGCAGCAAACAATGCTATTGAAAGTGCACGAGGAATTGCTTATCCAAATGCTTTAAATTTACCAATTGATGAGAGTAAAATACCACCTTTTGTTAAACCATATATTGAACTTACTCAAAAAATGGCATTTTTATTAGCACAAATAAGTAAAAGTGAAATTAGATCAATAAATGTTTCAGCTGAAGGTGAATTAGCTGATTATTTAGACTCTTTACAAACTTTTGCAACTTTAGGCATTTTAGCAGTTAGTTGTGGAAGTGAAGTAAATTATGTAAATGCAAATTTTATAGCAAAAGAAAAAGGTATAGATTTATCAGTTTCTGCTTTAGCAAATCATAGTGGCTATAAAAATAAAGTAACAATAAAAATAACTACAGTAAATGGTATCAAAACTATATCTGGAACAGTTTTTGCAGATGATGTTCAAAGAGTAATTGAACTTGATGGTTTTGCAATTGATGTTGATCCAAAAGGTAAAATGATTGTTATGAAAAATAAAGATATTCCAGGTGTTATTGGTACAGTTGGAAAACTTTTAGGTGACAACAAAATTAATATTGCTGATTTTAGATTATCAAGAGGAAAAGATGGTATAGCTTTAGCTATTGCTTTAATTGATGAAAAAGTAACTTCAGAAATAATAAAAAATCTTGACAACTTAGAAGCTACAATTGCTGTAGCTTATGCAGAAATTTAA
- a CDS encoding 30S ribosomal protein S1 yields the protein MGIEDIDLGEDFDFEQMLNESFENAENNSVVDGVIVEISNDRVLVDVGQKIEGQLSVSEITIGGQVKYNVGDVIPVMLMGNKGERPNISHKKVLQKEKFDNFVKTHGEDFEDVTIEGKIVSVKQKGGFVIEDAAGCEYFMPMAQSYLKTQGAIGKTVKAKVIKVNKAQNSIIVSRKKLIEESKNIKDNKVAEILEKKEAINGTIKKITSYGMFVDLGGIDGLVNYNEISYKGPVNPANYYNEGDEVSVVVLAYDKAKQHLSLSIKAALSNPWKEIKDQLEVGDTITVTVSNFESYGAFVDLGNDIEGLLHISEISWNKNLKNPKELLTIGDEINVEVIELNVEQKRLRVSLKNLQEKPFTKFVNEHKVGDVIKGKIATLTDFGAFVNIGDVDGLLHNEEASWESNAKCKSLFKKGDEVEVRIIKIDKEKENISLSIKDISDSPAKRFQDAYKLGDIVKGPVKDIKDFGIFIKLENNLDGLIRNEDFGPLKADEVKNGDEIEAVIINIDTKKNRVRLSVRRLEQQQEREVLKSVNDDTSMTLGDIIKDQIK from the coding sequence ATGGGTATCGAAGATATAGATTTAGGTGAAGACTTTGATTTTGAGCAAATGCTTAATGAGTCTTTTGAGAATGCGGAAAATAATTCTGTAGTTGATGGTGTAATAGTTGAAATTTCTAACGATAGAGTTTTAGTTGATGTTGGTCAAAAAATTGAAGGACAATTATCAGTTTCTGAAATTACAATTGGCGGTCAAGTAAAATATAATGTTGGTGATGTAATTCCTGTTATGTTAATGGGAAATAAAGGTGAAAGACCTAACATTTCACATAAAAAAGTTCTTCAAAAAGAAAAATTTGACAATTTTGTAAAAACTCACGGTGAAGATTTTGAAGATGTTACAATCGAAGGTAAAATAGTTTCAGTTAAACAAAAGGGTGGTTTTGTAATTGAAGACGCTGCTGGTTGTGAATACTTTATGCCAATGGCACAATCTTATTTAAAAACTCAAGGTGCTATTGGAAAAACTGTAAAAGCTAAAGTTATAAAAGTTAACAAAGCTCAAAATTCAATTATAGTTTCAAGAAAAAAATTAATAGAAGAATCAAAAAATATAAAAGATAATAAAGTTGCAGAAATTTTAGAGAAAAAAGAAGCAATTAACGGAACAATCAAAAAAATAACTTCTTATGGTATGTTTGTTGATTTAGGTGGAATTGATGGTTTAGTAAACTACAATGAAATCTCTTATAAAGGACCAGTTAATCCTGCAAATTATTACAATGAAGGTGATGAAGTTTCAGTTGTAGTATTAGCTTATGATAAAGCAAAACAACATTTAAGTTTATCAATTAAAGCAGCACTTTCAAATCCATGGAAAGAGATAAAAGACCAATTAGAAGTTGGAGATACAATTACTGTTACTGTTTCTAATTTTGAATCTTATGGTGCATTTGTTGATTTAGGAAATGATATTGAAGGTTTATTACATATTTCAGAAATTTCATGGAATAAAAACTTGAAAAATCCAAAAGAACTTTTAACTATTGGTGATGAAATCAATGTTGAAGTTATTGAATTAAATGTTGAGCAAAAAAGATTAAGAGTATCTTTAAAAAATTTACAAGAAAAACCATTTACTAAATTTGTAAATGAGCATAAAGTTGGTGATGTTATTAAAGGTAAAATTGCAACTTTAACTGATTTTGGTGCTTTTGTAAATATTGGTGATGTAGATGGATTATTACATAATGAAGAAGCTTCTTGGGAATCAAATGCTAAATGTAAATCGCTATTTAAAAAAGGTGATGAAGTTGAAGTAAGAATTATAAAAATTGATAAAGAAAAAGAAAATATTTCTCTTTCAATCAAAGATATTTCTGATTCTCCAGCTAAAAGATTCCAAGACGCTTATAAATTAGGTGATATCGTAAAAGGTCCAGTTAAAGATATAAAAGATTTTGGTATTTTTATAAAATTAGAAAATAATCTTGATGGATTAATTAGAAATGAAGATTTTGGACCATTAAAAGCTGATGAAGTAAAAAATGGTGATGAAATTGAAGCTGTAATTATAAATATTGATACTAAAAAGAATAGAGTAAGATTATCTGTAAGAAGATTAGAACAACAACAAGAAAGAGAAGTTTTAAAATCTGTTAATGATGATACGTCTATGACTTTAGGTGATATTATAAAAGATCAAATAAAGTAG
- a CDS encoding 4-hydroxy-3-methylbut-2-enyl diphosphate reductase — protein MEVKLASNYGFCFGVKRAIKIAEEHQNSSTMGPLIHNQDEINRLKNSFNVGLYSNLSDVKQNDTVIIRTHGIPKNDLKNLKALDAKIINATCPFVTTPQQIVKKMSSEGYSILIFGDAEHPEVKGVQSYGEDQEDVHIVLEVADLEKITFKNNKIATVAQTTRKKEKYLEIVNALILKNKEVRVFNTICDATFENQDSARELSKEADVMIVIGGKNSSNTKQLHSICLENCPDSYLIENENELKDAWFLNKKLCGVTAGASTPDWIIKQVIDKIKSVN, from the coding sequence ATGGAAGTAAAATTAGCATCTAATTATGGATTTTGTTTTGGTGTTAAAAGAGCAATAAAAATAGCAGAAGAACACCAAAATTCAAGTACAATGGGACCTTTGATTCATAATCAAGATGAAATAAATAGATTAAAAAATTCATTTAATGTTGGATTATATTCAAATTTAAGTGATGTAAAACAAAATGATACAGTAATTATTAGAACTCATGGAATACCAAAAAATGATTTAAAAAATTTAAAGGCATTGGATGCAAAAATAATAAATGCAACTTGTCCTTTTGTTACAACTCCTCAGCAAATAGTAAAAAAGATGTCAAGTGAAGGATATTCTATTCTTATTTTTGGTGATGCAGAACACCCTGAAGTAAAAGGTGTACAATCATATGGTGAAGATCAAGAGGATGTTCATATTGTATTGGAAGTAGCAGACTTAGAAAAAATTACTTTTAAAAATAATAAAATTGCTACGGTTGCTCAAACAACAAGAAAAAAAGAGAAATATCTTGAAATTGTAAATGCATTAATTTTAAAAAACAAAGAAGTTAGAGTTTTTAATACAATTTGTGATGCAACTTTCGAAAATCAAGACTCTGCAAGAGAGCTTTCAAAAGAAGCAGATGTTATGATTGTAATAGGTGGAAAAAATTCGTCAAACACAAAACAACTTCATTCAATTTGTTTAGAAAATTGTCCAGACTCTTATCTAATTGAGAATGAAAATGAATTAAAAGATGCTTGGTTTTTAAATAAAAAGTTATGTGGAGTAACAGCAGGTGCGAGTACGCCAGACTGGATTATAAAACAGGTTATAGATAAAATCAAATCAGTCAACTAG
- the aroA gene encoding 3-phosphoshikimate 1-carboxyvinyltransferase yields the protein MEKFNIKKLTKPFNIEIDSIASDKSISHRCAMFSLFSNQTSYIKNYLTAEDTLNTLSIVEQLGAKIKRDGSYVEITPTSTLTEPSDVLDCGNSGTAMRLFCGLLASVEGSFILTGDKYLRNRPMKRVADPLRSIGALIDGRENGNKAPLFIRGVKELKPFTYHSPVDSAQVKSAMILAALRANGISRYKENELTRDHTERMLNGMGATLEYDNDGFINIHPLNGHLKPLNITVPTDPSSAFFFAVAAAITSKSRVLIKNVTLNPTRVEAYQVLKRMGVIVNFIEKENVYEPIGDIEVINNELNGVDVSENISWLIDELPALSIAMSLAKGKSKVSNAKELRVKESDRISSVVNNLKLCKVDFTEFEDGYEIVGGSLQKAVIDSHGDHRIAMSFAIAGLNCDMDIEDIQCIETSFPNFKEILDSLY from the coding sequence GTGGAAAAATTTAACATCAAAAAATTGACAAAGCCATTCAATATTGAAATAGATTCAATAGCAAGTGACAAATCAATATCACACAGATGTGCTATGTTTTCACTTTTTTCAAATCAAACTTCATATATAAAAAATTATTTAACAGCAGAAGATACTTTAAATACTTTGAGTATTGTTGAGCAACTTGGAGCAAAAATCAAAAGAGATGGAAGTTATGTTGAGATAACTCCCACTTCAACTTTAACTGAACCATCTGATGTTCTTGATTGTGGAAATTCTGGAACAGCAATGAGACTATTTTGTGGTCTATTAGCAAGTGTTGAAGGAAGTTTTATTTTGACTGGTGATAAGTATCTAAGAAATAGACCAATGAAAAGGGTTGCGGATCCTTTAAGAAGTATTGGTGCACTTATTGATGGAAGAGAAAATGGAAATAAAGCACCACTTTTTATAAGAGGTGTAAAAGAGCTTAAACCATTTACTTATCATTCTCCTGTTGATTCAGCACAAGTTAAATCAGCTATGATTTTAGCAGCTTTAAGAGCAAACGGAATTTCAAGATACAAAGAAAATGAATTAACAAGAGATCATACAGAACGAATGCTAAATGGAATGGGTGCAACTTTAGAGTATGATAATGATGGTTTTATAAATATTCATCCTTTGAATGGTCATTTAAAACCTTTAAATATTACAGTTCCTACTGATCCAAGTTCTGCATTTTTCTTTGCAGTTGCAGCAGCTATTACTTCAAAATCAAGAGTTTTAATTAAAAATGTAACATTAAATCCAACTAGAGTTGAAGCTTATCAAGTTTTAAAAAGAATGGGTGTAATTGTAAATTTTATTGAAAAAGAGAATGTTTATGAACCAATTGGTGATATTGAAGTAATTAACAACGAATTAAATGGTGTTGATGTAAGTGAAAATATCTCTTGGTTGATTGATGAATTACCAGCTCTTTCAATTGCTATGAGTTTAGCAAAAGGCAAATCAAAAGTTTCAAATGCAAAAGAGTTAAGAGTAAAAGAAAGCGATAGAATCTCAAGCGTAGTAAATAATTTAAAGCTTTGTAAAGTTGATTTTACAGAATTTGAAGACGGTTATGAAATAGTTGGTGGTTCTTTACAAAAAGCAGTTATAGATTCACATGGAGACCATAGAATTGCTATGAGTTTTGCAATTGCTGGATTAAATTGTGATATGGATATTGAAGATATCCAATGTATAGAAACATCTTTCCCAAATTTTAAAGAGATTTTGGACTCATTATACTAA
- the pheT gene encoding phenylalanine--tRNA ligase subunit beta, with amino-acid sequence MIITRSWLEEFINISNISTKDICKTLNAIGLEVDSLESFDIASKVVVGKVLEKEKHPDADKLNVCQVDLGDKTVQIVCGASNVDAGQFVAVANIGCDLGNNFIIKEAKLRGVESNGMICSSTELGLPKLNDGIMVLDNSIGELVLGKELRDYKKLCDDIIEIGLTPNRGDCLSIYGIARELSAFYDIDLIEQDKQISYSEFSIGQLLEINCDSHINADLTYRAIDFSNFKLSLINRLRTAIIGKYENSNDIKNILTYATHTMGVILNAYTKEKAIKNGELYILDVKKDENGFDAVYGNEKLSTICVEHKEIDVSNISDFIVEASYVNPDLISKRVYEKKIKTGEIYYKATRGSEPDIEFGMNYFSSYISKLGALIYKGNENFIEDKEKASIDVNVHKVNSIIGQTINKFEIERILVSLGFEVKESIDDILIVKIPHFRHDIKNIADITEEIVRIIGIDNIISKPLEIDEVNRVNKTSKDLIKKNKLRFKAIENGFFETLTYVFASKEDLQKYGFKTVKDDLELINPIVKELNTYRTTILLNLVEACSNNFKTGSRSTAFFEIGTIFDENRNESKKIAFIQTGAMELEDISNAGKPKNIDFFAFAKKILNTIGKFDLEPMSEISNSFIHPYQNANVFIDGKNVGYICKLHPSVCLDFDLNDTFVAEIDFEAVKDELLKTSSYSKFQSSKKDLSIIAPKSLEYKEIKKAINSLNNPNIKQYNLIDIYSDEKLGENESLTIRFVLQSDEKTLEEDDINSIINSILEVLKQKLSIGLR; translated from the coding sequence ATGATTATTACAAGAAGTTGGTTAGAAGAGTTTATTAATATTTCAAATATTTCTACAAAAGATATTTGTAAAACGCTAAATGCAATAGGTCTTGAAGTTGATAGTCTTGAAAGCTTTGATATTGCATCAAAAGTTGTAGTAGGAAAAGTTTTAGAAAAAGAAAAACACCCAGATGCAGATAAATTAAATGTTTGTCAAGTTGATTTAGGTGATAAAACAGTTCAAATAGTTTGTGGAGCTTCTAATGTTGATGCTGGACAATTTGTAGCAGTTGCTAATATTGGCTGTGATTTAGGAAATAATTTTATAATAAAAGAAGCAAAATTAAGAGGTGTTGAATCAAACGGTATGATTTGCTCTTCTACAGAACTTGGACTTCCAAAATTAAATGATGGAATTATGGTTTTAGATAATTCAATTGGTGAATTGGTTTTAGGAAAAGAATTAAGAGATTATAAAAAATTATGTGATGATATTATAGAAATTGGTTTAACTCCAAATAGAGGTGATTGTTTAAGTATTTATGGAATTGCTAGGGAATTAAGTGCTTTTTATGATATAGATTTAATAGAACAAGATAAACAAATAAGTTACAGTGAATTTAGTATAGGTCAACTTTTAGAAATAAATTGTGATAGTCATATTAATGCAGATTTAACATACAGAGCTATTGATTTTAGTAATTTTAAATTATCATTAATAAATAGATTAAGAACAGCAATTATTGGAAAATATGAAAATAGTAATGATATAAAAAACATATTAACTTATGCCACTCATACAATGGGTGTAATATTAAATGCTTATACAAAAGAAAAAGCAATTAAAAATGGTGAACTTTATATTTTAGATGTTAAAAAAGATGAAAATGGCTTCGATGCAGTTTATGGAAATGAAAAATTAAGTACTATTTGTGTGGAACATAAAGAAATAGATGTTTCTAATATTAGTGATTTTATAGTTGAAGCTTCATATGTAAATCCAGATTTAATATCAAAAAGAGTGTATGAAAAAAAGATAAAAACAGGTGAAATTTATTATAAAGCGACAAGAGGAAGTGAACCTGATATAGAATTTGGAATGAATTATTTTTCATCGTATATTTCTAAATTAGGTGCTTTAATTTATAAAGGAAATGAAAATTTCATTGAAGATAAAGAAAAGGCATCAATTGATGTTAATGTACATAAGGTAAATTCTATTATTGGTCAAACAATAAATAAATTTGAAATAGAAAGAATTTTAGTATCTTTAGGATTTGAAGTAAAAGAGTCTATTGATGATATTTTAATAGTTAAAATTCCTCATTTTAGACATGATATAAAAAACATCGCTGATATAACAGAAGAAATTGTAAGAATAATTGGGATTGATAATATTATTTCAAAACCTTTAGAGATTGATGAAGTAAACAGAGTAAATAAAACTTCAAAAGATTTAATCAAAAAAAATAAACTTAGATTTAAAGCTATTGAAAATGGTTTTTTCGAAACTTTAACTTATGTTTTTGCCTCTAAAGAAGATCTTCAAAAATATGGATTCAAAACAGTAAAAGATGATTTAGAACTGATAAATCCTATTGTAAAAGAGTTGAATACATATAGAACAACAATACTTTTAAATCTTGTTGAGGCTTGTTCAAATAACTTTAAAACAGGTTCTCGTTCTACAGCTTTTTTTGAAATTGGAACTATATTTGATGAAAATAGAAATGAAAGTAAAAAAATTGCTTTCATTCAAACTGGAGCAATGGAACTTGAAGATATTTCAAATGCTGGAAAACCAAAAAATATTGATTTTTTTGCTTTTGCTAAAAAAATATTAAATACTATTGGAAAATTTGATTTAGAACCAATGAGCGAAATTTCAAATTCATTTATTCATCCATATCAAAATGCGAATGTTTTTATTGATGGAAAAAATGTAGGGTATATTTGTAAATTACATCCAAGTGTTTGTTTAGATTTTGATTTAAATGATACATTTGTTGCTGAAATTGATTTTGAAGCTGTAAAAGATGAACTTTTAAAAACTTCTTCTTATTCAAAATTTCAGTCATCTAAAAAAGACTTAAGTATTATTGCACCAAAATCTTTAGAATATAAAGAGATAAAAAAAGCAATAAATTCTTTAAATAATCCAAATATCAAACAATATAACTTAATTGATATTTATAGTGATGAAAAGTTAGGTGAAAATGAAAGTTTAACAATTAGATTTGTTTTACAAAGTGATGAAAAAACTTTAGAAGAAGATGATATTAATTCAATAATAAACTCTATCTTAGAAGTTTTAAAACAAAAATTATCTATTGGATTAAGGTAA
- a CDS encoding phenylalanine--tRNA ligase subunit alpha: protein MTQWIEKINNAKSLEELENLRIDTLGKKGVLTLEFAKMKSVPNEDKKAFAENLNIQKTLITQALDTKKLVLEKDALNEKLEAEKIDVTKFNNELSCGATHPVVETMNKIITYFQNLNFAVEEGPLVEDDFHNFEALNLPKYHPAREMADTFYNKDFTLLRTHTSPVQIRTMLSQKSPIRMIAPGTVFRRDFDITHTPMFHQIEALVVDEADKVSFANLKHVLVEFLQHMFGEVEVRFRPSFFPFTEPSAEVDISCVFCKGEGCRVCSQTGWLEVLGCGVVDENVFKAVGYENKSGYAFGLGIERFAMLIHNIGDLRSLFESDTRLLGQFK, encoded by the coding sequence GTGACTCAGTGGATTGAAAAAATTAACAATGCGAAATCACTTGAAGAGTTAGAAAATTTAAGAATTGACACTTTGGGAAAAAAAGGTGTATTAACTTTAGAATTTGCTAAAATGAAAAGTGTTCCAAATGAAGATAAAAAAGCTTTTGCAGAAAATTTAAATATACAAAAAACTTTAATAACGCAAGCTTTAGATACAAAAAAATTAGTTTTAGAAAAAGATGCTTTAAATGAAAAATTAGAAGCCGAAAAAATAGATGTAACAAAATTTAACAATGAACTATCTTGTGGTGCAACTCATCCTGTTGTTGAAACAATGAATAAAATTATTACTTATTTCCAAAATTTAAATTTTGCAGTGGAAGAGGGACCACTTGTTGAAGATGATTTTCATAATTTTGAAGCTTTAAATTTACCAAAATATCATCCAGCACGTGAAATGGCAGATACTTTTTATAATAAAGATTTTACACTTTTAAGAACTCATACTTCTCCTGTTCAAATTAGAACTATGCTTAGTCAAAAATCTCCTATTAGAATGATTGCTCCAGGAACAGTTTTTAGAAGAGATTTTGATATTACACACACACCAATGTTTCACCAAATTGAAGCTTTAGTTGTTGATGAAGCAGATAAAGTATCTTTTGCTAATTTAAAACATGTTTTAGTTGAGTTTTTACAACATATGTTTGGTGAAGTTGAAGTTAGATTTAGACCATCGTTTTTCCCATTTACAGAACCATCAGCAGAAGTTGATATCTCTTGTGTTTTCTGTAAAGGTGAAGGATGTAGAGTTTGTTCACAAACTGGTTGGCTTGAAGTTTTAGGCTGTGGTGTTGTAGATGAAAATGTATTTAAAGCAGTTGGTTATGAAAATAAATCTGGATATGCTTTTGGATTAGGTATTGAAAGATTTGCAATGCTTATTCATAATATTGGAGATTTAAGATCACTGTTTGAAAGTGACACAAGATTATTAGGACAGTTCAAATGA
- a CDS encoding histidine triad nucleotide-binding protein has protein sequence MCIFCKIVKGEIPNQTILEDENFLAFNDINPTRKIHVLIIPKEHYDSFQVTPTNIMSSMSEFIQKVATKLNIDESGYRLITNIGNHGGQEVHHLHFHMIGGESVGRLVRDKEDI, from the coding sequence ATGTGTATATTTTGCAAAATTGTAAAAGGTGAAATTCCAAATCAAACTATATTAGAAGATGAAAATTTTTTAGCTTTTAATGATATAAATCCAACAAGAAAAATTCATGTGCTAATCATTCCAAAAGAACACTATGATTCATTTCAAGTAACACCTACAAATATCATGTCTTCAATGAGTGAATTTATTCAAAAAGTAGCTACAAAACTTAATATTGATGAAAGTGGTTATAGATTAATTACAAATATAGGAAATCATGGCGGACAAGAAGTACATCATTTACATTTTCATATGATTGGTGGAGAATCAGTTGGAAGATTGGTAAGAGACAAAGAAGATATTTAA
- the accA gene encoding acetyl-CoA carboxylase carboxyl transferase subunit alpha encodes MATYLEFEEKIKKIEEDIIVAKTKADEPAVDILEKKLEKEVEKTFKNLNDYQKLQLARHPDRPYALDYISGLLKNAYEVHGDRHYVDDHAIVCYFGFIDNQKVLVIGEQKGRGTKEKLQRNFGMPSPEGYRKALRAAKMADKFQIPILMLVDTPGAYPGIGAEERNQSEAIAKNLFEFADLTTPTISVVIGEGGSGGALAISVADKLAMMRYSVYAVISPEGCSAILWNDPTKVETAANALKITAENLKELNLIDDVINEPLIGAHRQKEQAIFALKEYFIKSLAELKKLTPQERLDKKYQKLMNLGSFTK; translated from the coding sequence TTGGCGACTTACTTAGAATTTGAAGAAAAAATCAAAAAAATAGAAGAAGATATTATTGTAGCAAAAACAAAAGCTGACGAACCTGCTGTGGATATCTTAGAAAAAAAATTAGAAAAAGAAGTTGAAAAAACTTTTAAAAATTTAAATGACTATCAAAAATTACAATTAGCAAGACATCCTGATAGACCTTATGCTCTTGATTATATCTCAGGACTTTTGAAAAATGCCTATGAAGTTCATGGAGATAGACATTATGTTGATGACCATGCAATAGTATGTTATTTTGGTTTTATTGATAATCAAAAAGTATTAGTAATTGGTGAACAAAAAGGAAGAGGAACAAAAGAGAAACTTCAAAGAAATTTTGGTATGCCAAGTCCTGAAGGATATAGAAAAGCTTTAAGAGCAGCTAAGATGGCTGATAAGTTTCAAATTCCAATTCTTATGTTAGTTGACACTCCGGGTGCATATCCTGGAATTGGAGCTGAAGAGAGAAATCAATCTGAAGCTATAGCAAAAAATTTATTTGAATTTGCAGATTTAACAACACCAACTATATCTGTTGTTATTGGAGAAGGTGGTTCAGGTGGAGCTTTAGCTATTTCAGTTGCTGATAAATTAGCAATGATGAGATATTCAGTTTATGCAGTTATTTCTCCTGAAGGCTGTAGTGCAATTTTATGGAATGACCCAACAAAAGTTGAAACAGCAGCAAATGCTTTAAAAATAACAGCTGAAAACTTAAAAGAATTAAATTTAATAGATGATGTTATAAATGAGCCTTTAATTGGTGCTCATAGACAAAAAGAACAAGCAATTTTTGCTTTAAAAGAGTATTTTATAAAATCTTTAGCTGAGTTAAAAAAACTAACTCCTCAAGAACGATTAGATAAAAAATATCAAAAACTTATGAACTTAGGTTCATTTACAAAATAG